A genomic segment from Deltaproteobacteria bacterium encodes:
- a CDS encoding tetratricopeptide repeat protein, with protein sequence MQGALSPQEFLTAYAQKNGIDRFKKEVNLLNGIRYETAKVFYNEGIFDKTLEQIEKILNADDSFIPAYILKGNVLYKKGNVSSAVKVWERAYRRYRNIALFLQIEGLYIKESLPYRIIRLYKRTINFHPDDRNLMTFLARLYLKLEMIDEAIKELEMLLKEDEGTKYQYLLLAESYARRGRFEESAKSYKNALDASHFTPVFTCRICKFATGEWLDRCPNCRLWNTMDAEGL encoded by the coding sequence ATGCAGGGTGCCCTTTCTCCGCAGGAATTCCTAACTGCATATGCACAAAAAAATGGTATAGACAGGTTTAAAAAGGAAGTTAATCTTCTTAATGGTATAAGATATGAAACAGCAAAGGTATTTTATAATGAGGGAATCTTTGATAAAACACTGGAGCAGATTGAGAAGATATTGAATGCTGACGATAGTTTTATACCTGCCTATATTTTAAAGGGGAATGTCTTATATAAGAAGGGCAATGTATCTTCTGCAGTAAAGGTATGGGAAAGGGCATACAGGAGATACCGTAACATAGCATTGTTTCTGCAGATTGAAGGACTATATATCAAAGAGTCGCTTCCTTACAGGATTATAAGATTGTATAAAAGAACCATAAACTTTCATCCAGATGATAGGAACTTAATGACATTTCTGGCAAGACTTTATCTAAAACTTGAGATGATAGACGAGGCAATAAAAGAACTTGAAATGCTTTTAAAAGAAGATGAAGGGACAAAATATCAGTATCTTCTCCTTGCAGAATCTTATGCAAGACGGGGACGGTTTGAAGAATCTGCCAAAAGTTATAAAAATGCCCTTGATGCCTCTCATTTTACACCTGTATTTACATGCAGAATTTGTAAGTTTGCAACAGGTGAATGGCTTGACAGGTGCCCTAATTGCAGATTATGGAATACAATGGATGCAGAGGGTTTATAA
- the rsfS gene encoding ribosome silencing factor — translation MDSKEKALYIASLAAERKALGIIILDVKGLSSIADYIVICHGTSDRQVQAIAEFVEQGLKKKRLVPIGTEGIASGRWALLDYGDIILHIFFEPVRDFYDLEGLWAEAPQLYITT, via the coding sequence ATGGATTCTAAGGAAAAGGCTCTATATATAGCAAGTCTTGCTGCAGAGAGAAAGGCTCTGGGGATTATCATACTAGATGTAAAAGGGCTGTCATCCATTGCTGATTATATTGTTATATGTCACGGCACATCAGACAGACAGGTGCAGGCAATTGCAGAGTTTGTAGAACAGGGATTAAAAAAGAAGAGGCTCGTTCCCATTGGCACCGAAGGCATTGCTAGCGGCAGATGGGCGCTGTTAGACTATGGAGATATTATACTCCATATCTTCTTTGAACCTGTAAGAGATTTTTATGACTTGGAAGGACTCTGGGCAGAGGCGCCGCAATTATACATAACGACATAA
- a CDS encoding DUF721 domain-containing protein — protein sequence MGSRKTRERLKNPIDIKSVLRSSFKNLGIEGRINEVGIIGVWDKVVGHSISRSTMPAKIVGKTLYVAVADSVWMEELKYHKKDIINNVNKHLERDIISDVIFRIGYIDKPLHIKQQVKITKPCLTYEEKKAIEELTAPLKNEELKNIISGIIAKQKGSLNK from the coding sequence ATGGGAAGCCGTAAGACAAGAGAAAGACTTAAAAACCCTATTGATATAAAGTCTGTCCTTAGGAGTTCATTTAAAAATCTGGGCATTGAGGGCAGGATAAATGAAGTTGGGATAATTGGCGTATGGGACAAGGTGGTAGGTCATAGTATCTCAAGGTCAACAATGCCTGCAAAGATAGTAGGGAAAACCCTTTATGTTGCAGTTGCAGATTCAGTATGGATGGAGGAACTTAAATATCATAAAAAAGATATAATAAATAATGTGAATAAACACCTTGAGAGAGACATTATATCTGATGTAATATTCAGGATAGGATATATTGATAAACCTCTCCATATTAAACAACAGGTAAAGATAACAAAGCCATGTTTGACTTATGAAGAAAAAAAGGCAATTGAAGAATTGACCGCTCCATTAAAGAATGAAGAACTTAAAAATATCATATCAGGGATTATTGCAAAACAAAAGGGTAGCCTGAACAAATAG